A window from Mangifera indica cultivar Alphonso chromosome 2, CATAS_Mindica_2.1, whole genome shotgun sequence encodes these proteins:
- the LOC123208915 gene encoding sugar transporter ESL1-like has product MERQNLEGGGLQATLLESKPDATGIDCNNMLTRRHGSSVTAVLVFSTLVAVCGFFCYGFAVGYSSPAESGIMEDLGLSIAAYSVFGSVMTVGGMIGAILSGRIADILGRRLAMLFSQIFCTLGWFALVFGKDVLWLDLGRLSTGVGIGLISYVVPVYVAEITPKDLRGVFTAFIHLMSTFGFSIVFFIGNYISWRTLALLGAIPCLLQIITLFFIPESPRWLVKVGREKEFEMVLQSLRGEIADISQEAADIQESLETFHQGNGTRFLELFQRRYTNNLIIGVGLMLLHQLSGVSGMTYYASSIFKKAGVSASLGSMIVAIVAIPATVVGVLLIDKAGRRPLLLISVAGMCICFFLIGLAFCFQEIASLERLTPILVLTGFVGASVANSVGMSGIPWIIMSEIFPMNVKATAGSLVTFVCWSCSWVMTYTFNFMMEWSPSGTFFIFSGVSLANGIFIAKMVPETKGRTLEEIHVTISDSFH; this is encoded by the exons ATGGAGAGACAAAACCTGGAAGGAGGAGGACTGCAAGCAACTTTGCTTGAATCAAAGCCAGATGCTACTGGAATTGATTGCAACAACATGTTAACGCGGCGGCACGGTTCATCTGTCACGGCAGTGCTTGTGTTTAGCACCTTGGTAGCTGTGTGTGGCTTCTTCTGCTATGGATTTGCT GTGGGCTACTCATCTCCTGCTGAGTCTGGCATCATGGAAGACCTTGGCCTGTCAATTGCAGCT TATTCGGTTTTTGGTTCAGTAATGACTGTTGGAGGAATGATAGGTGCCATATTAAGTGGCAGGATAGCTGATATATTAGGCAGGAGACTT GCAATGTTATTCTCTCAAATATTTTGTACCCTTGGCTGGTTTGCTCTAGTGTTCGGgaag GATGTTCTGTGGCTGGATTTGGGAAGACTTTCTACAGGGGTTGGAATTGGACTTATCTCTTATGTG GTACCTGTATATGTTGCAGAAATAACACCAAAAGATCTTCGGGGAGTATTTACTGCATTCATTCat TTGATGAGTACATTCGGGTTTTCAATTGTATTCTTCATTGGAAATTACATTTCTTGGAGAACATTGGCTCTACTCG GGGCTATTCCATGCCTGTTGcaaattataactttatttttcatCCCCGAGTCTCCAAGATGGCTG GTAAAAGTTGGTAGAGAAAAGGAGTTTGAGATGGTGTTGCAAAGCCTCAGGGGAGAGATAGCTGACATTTCTCAGGAAGCAGCTGATATTCAA gaaagtttggaaacctttCACCAAGGCAACGGAACTAGATTTTTGGAGCTGTTCCAAAGGAGATACACAAATAATCTCATA atTGGAGTTGGCCTCATGCTCCTGCATCAACTATCAGGAGTCAGTGGTATGACATATTATGCCAGTAGTATATTCAAAAAAGCAG GCGTTTCTGCTAGCCTTGGAAGTATGATAGTAGCTATCGTAGCG attCCAGCAACAGTTGTTGGAGTCCTATTAATAGATAAAGCAGGGAGAAGACCGCTCCTCCTG ATTTCAGTTGCTGGAATGTGCATCTGTTTCTTCCTTATCGGATTGGCTTTCTGTTTCCAG GAAATTGCCTCCCTGGAGAGACTCACTCCTATTTTAGTGCTAACTGGCTTTGTG GGTGCTTCTGTAGCTAACTCTGTAGGCATGTCAGGAATTCCCTGGATTATAATGTCCGAG ATATTTCCTATGAATGTCAAGGCCACAGCTGGGAGCCTGGTGACTTTTGTCTGCTGGTCATGCTCTTGGGTTATGACTTACACTTTCAACTTCATGATGGAGTGGAGTCCTTCAG gaacattttttattttctcaggTGTTAGCTTGGCAAATGGTATATTCATAGCAAAGATGGTTCCGGAGACCAAAGGACGGACGCTAGAAGAAATACATGTGACAATTAGTGATTCTTTCCACTGA